The Sporichthya brevicatena genome includes the window CGGCCGCGTGCAGGCCTTGAGCCAGCTCGGTCAGACCGGTCTTGTCGTAGACGCTGATCAAGGCCCGCCGAACCGGCCGCCGTCCGTCGCTCATCTGACTCTCCATCAGTTCGATCAGTTCGATGCTGCCGTGCCGAACCGCACCCGGCGGCCGTCCAGCACGAAGCCTTCGCGGGCCATCCGACCGACGATCTCGACCAGCAGGCCGCGCTCGACGGTCTTGATGCGTTCGTGCAGGGAGTCCTCGTCGTCGTCGTCGAGGACGTCGACCGCGGCCTGCGCCACGATCGGGCCGGTGTCGACGCCCGCGTCGACGAGGTGCACCGTGCACCCGGTCACACGAACACCGTAGGCGAGGGCGTCACGGACCCCGTGCGCGCCGGGGAACGCGGGCAGCAGCGCGGGGTGCGTGTTCACGCAACGACCCGCGAACCGGTCCAGGAACGTCGCGCCCAGGATCTTCATGAAGCCGGCGGAGACGACGAGGTCGGGCTCGTGCGCCGCGACCGCGGCGGTCAACGCAGCGTCCCAGTCCGACCGCGTGGCGTGATCACCGACGCGGCAGACGAACGTCGGGATGCCGACCTTCTCCGCGCGGCGCAGACCCTCGATGTCCGTGCGGTCCGCGCCGACGGCCACCACGGTGGCCCCGAACGCCGGGTCGGCGCAGGCGTCCAGCAGCGCCTGCAGATTCGTGCCGGACCCGCTGACCAGCACGACGAGGCGGGCTGCCCCCGGGGTAGAGCCGGACGCCGAGACTCCCACCTGCGCGACTGCTCCTGCCATCAGGGGTGCCCACTCCACGTTCCGGACGCCGGTCACGATATCCGCCCCCGGTAGGAGGAATGCACCTCCATGGCAAAGCGCCGGACGGAACGGGCCGAATCGGCGCACACTGACGCCGCCAGGAAGATCGCGACCTCCCTCCCGGTCGCGACCACACACGCAGCGGCGGCAGCGGAAGGACTCGGCGATGTACGAGCGCGGATCGAACTCCTGGAACGACTCCTACGGATCCGGCGCCTGGAACTCCGGCGGATCCACGTCCGGGGGCGACACCCGTCTGAACGGTTCGGCGAA containing:
- the purN gene encoding phosphoribosylglycinamide formyltransferase, with protein sequence MAGAVAQVGVSASGSTPGAARLVVLVSGSGTNLQALLDACADPAFGATVVAVGADRTDIEGLRRAEKVGIPTFVCRVGDHATRSDWDAALTAAVAAHEPDLVVSAGFMKILGATFLDRFAGRCVNTHPALLPAFPGAHGVRDALAYGVRVTGCTVHLVDAGVDTGPIVAQAAVDVLDDDDEDSLHERIKTVERGLLVEIVGRMAREGFVLDGRRVRFGTAASN